The Verrucomicrobium spinosum DSM 4136 = JCM 18804 genome includes a region encoding these proteins:
- the proB gene encoding glutamate 5-kinase, with product MSGRRVILKFGSGILTRTDRAEMDEEQLCKLVQAIAELKRRGHAVVVVSSGAVASGLKAMGFRERPQEITTLQACAAVGQTYLMHTYQSYLRGHGLYVAQLLLTHADLESKERAEKVKNTLLRLLENPNVVPIINENDSVAVEELRFGDNDKLSSRVAQLWSADLLILLTSVPGLMDLKNDGAVNIVPMVEDVNSVLHLAQEDKGAFSVGGMASKLRAVADAVAGNVECIIASGRHPEQIADLVEGKGTGTRFPLPASKA from the coding sequence ATGAGCGGCAGACGAGTCATTCTCAAGTTCGGCAGTGGCATCCTCACCCGTACGGATCGTGCGGAGATGGATGAGGAACAGTTGTGCAAACTGGTGCAGGCCATTGCTGAGCTCAAGCGCCGCGGCCATGCCGTGGTCGTCGTGAGCAGCGGTGCCGTGGCCTCCGGCCTCAAGGCCATGGGGTTCCGGGAACGGCCGCAGGAAATCACCACCCTGCAGGCGTGTGCGGCCGTCGGCCAGACTTACCTCATGCACACGTACCAGAGCTATTTGCGTGGTCACGGCCTTTACGTTGCGCAACTCCTGCTCACCCACGCCGACCTGGAGAGCAAAGAACGCGCAGAGAAGGTGAAGAATACCCTGCTGCGCCTGTTGGAGAACCCCAATGTGGTTCCCATCATCAACGAGAATGACTCGGTGGCGGTGGAAGAATTGCGTTTCGGCGACAACGACAAGCTCTCTTCCCGCGTGGCCCAGCTTTGGAGTGCGGATTTGCTGATCCTGCTGACGAGCGTGCCGGGCCTGATGGATCTCAAGAACGATGGGGCGGTCAACATCGTGCCGATGGTTGAAGACGTGAACTCGGTCCTGCACCTGGCGCAGGAGGACAAGGGTGCCTTTTCCGTGGGAGGAATGGCTTCCAAACTCCGCGCCGTAGCTGATGCCGTGGCGGGCAATGTGGAGTGCATCATCGCTTCTGGACGTCATCCGGAACAGATCGCCGATCTCGTGGAAGGGAAGGGCACGGGCACCCGCTTCCCCCTGCCCGCCTCCAAAGCCTGA
- a CDS encoding tetratricopeptide repeat protein — protein sequence MNKEQEMEALFSEAQAAFGQGRFDVALQKIGAIHTATSNKDFEAVMYLEGAAHFNLKQWAEAIKFFEDFIKKFPQSNSLNDAKMAVGEAYLNAGNADKGIASLKEAAAVPELRDRAGLMIAYHHKKGGQPDEALSILEVVLKDLQGTPTAEQQQAILMASEIYVGKGDTDKAGQMMEKLRAGASADESVVQLNVLSQQVGDAMLEQKRYGEALRAYQSMRRQGELVAIQKARISKIEQWQTQIAAGGRVQFMGKLLSKEEAAGLLDTNKKILADIEGVKDYDASIIYRLGQCFYEMGRLYESLLAFQTIYEDFKDNKDRDRCLFGMIVCNAGLQRAGRAYLLCEKYMNEFPEGANIGQVTDMFGSLAFESGNIEAAIKAFERAKLAKDADKERLNYLLGVVLFESQRFDDCRLAFQELISLNKTSAYKDEAEYRIALSYFFQNDSQKTRKALREYIAGNPKGQYLVDAKYRLAFIDFQGGDKKDAMEQLEKLVVEAPNDQNVGQVWSLLGDIYSQMVDESGKIDYTAKCLEAYRNAVDKAKTEDVLNYAIDAATNLMVDKNMWKELTQMWSSYYQANKDKPSALKAIYWITRGVEREAKSLESEGMPDKAKEKLNEGRKLVAGAMAPHLGNPANEQVEVLIQQLVTMMVPKKRPRAAAPATKPAAVTPADATKKEGEAADASKATDTAVAAAPTPAPGPTFEEVETEFKTLMTPQGDNGLLNGTAAARILYGRALIARGFRDVAKYENLMSIIPDAAKIEELSPLLLAGLGEMLTKKGDAEKAAACFQQLRAKYPNSEFGDKAPVGLGDIEFNNKEYQKALDLYNEAIEKYASSSSILEATLGKAKALLALKKYDEAEKVFTTIQATKEWRGAHPAALLGLGEASEAKKDLKKAVSFYQRIILAYRRDKAVLAQAYLRAAKCFIELSDKESARTVLQQMLAQKDITEFPEFNEGKALLSKTSN from the coding sequence ATGAACAAGGAGCAGGAAATGGAGGCGCTTTTCTCCGAGGCCCAGGCGGCGTTTGGCCAGGGCCGCTTTGACGTGGCGTTGCAAAAAATTGGTGCCATTCACACCGCCACCAGCAACAAAGATTTCGAGGCTGTGATGTACCTTGAAGGTGCGGCGCACTTCAATCTTAAGCAGTGGGCGGAGGCCATTAAGTTTTTCGAAGACTTCATCAAGAAGTTTCCCCAGAGTAACAGTCTCAATGATGCGAAAATGGCCGTTGGCGAGGCCTACCTGAACGCAGGCAATGCCGACAAAGGGATCGCTTCCCTCAAGGAAGCCGCTGCCGTGCCGGAACTCCGGGACCGCGCAGGTTTGATGATCGCGTATCATCACAAGAAGGGCGGCCAGCCTGATGAGGCCCTCAGCATTCTTGAAGTGGTGCTGAAAGACCTTCAGGGAACGCCTACCGCAGAGCAACAGCAGGCCATCCTCATGGCTTCTGAAATCTACGTAGGCAAGGGCGACACTGACAAGGCTGGCCAGATGATGGAAAAGCTCCGTGCAGGGGCTTCTGCAGATGAAAGCGTCGTTCAGTTGAATGTGCTCTCCCAGCAGGTGGGGGATGCCATGCTGGAGCAGAAGCGTTATGGGGAGGCCCTCCGTGCCTATCAAAGCATGCGTCGCCAGGGCGAACTGGTGGCCATTCAGAAGGCTCGTATTTCAAAAATTGAGCAGTGGCAGACCCAGATTGCCGCAGGTGGTCGGGTTCAGTTCATGGGCAAACTGCTCAGCAAGGAAGAAGCGGCTGGCCTGCTGGACACCAACAAGAAGATCCTCGCAGATATCGAAGGGGTGAAGGACTACGATGCCTCCATCATCTATCGTCTTGGCCAGTGCTTTTATGAGATGGGCCGCTTGTATGAGTCCCTTCTGGCCTTTCAGACCATCTACGAAGATTTCAAAGACAACAAAGATCGTGATCGCTGTCTCTTCGGCATGATCGTGTGCAACGCCGGCCTGCAACGTGCCGGTCGTGCCTATCTTCTCTGTGAGAAGTACATGAACGAGTTCCCTGAGGGGGCAAACATCGGACAGGTGACCGACATGTTCGGTTCGCTGGCCTTTGAAAGTGGCAATATCGAGGCTGCCATCAAAGCGTTCGAGCGGGCCAAGCTCGCCAAAGATGCCGACAAAGAGCGTCTCAACTATCTACTCGGGGTGGTGCTCTTCGAATCCCAACGCTTCGACGACTGTCGTCTCGCTTTCCAAGAACTGATCAGCCTTAACAAGACTTCCGCCTACAAAGACGAGGCTGAGTACCGCATCGCGCTGAGCTACTTCTTCCAGAACGATTCGCAGAAGACCCGGAAGGCCCTGCGTGAGTACATCGCTGGGAACCCCAAGGGGCAGTACTTGGTGGACGCCAAATACCGTCTTGCCTTCATCGACTTCCAGGGCGGCGACAAAAAAGACGCCATGGAGCAGCTCGAGAAGCTGGTGGTGGAAGCCCCGAACGATCAGAACGTGGGTCAAGTCTGGTCGCTTCTGGGCGACATTTACAGCCAGATGGTGGACGAGAGTGGCAAGATCGACTACACCGCCAAGTGCCTCGAGGCCTACCGGAATGCGGTGGACAAGGCCAAGACCGAAGACGTGCTCAACTACGCAATCGACGCAGCCACCAACCTGATGGTGGACAAGAACATGTGGAAAGAGCTGACCCAGATGTGGTCCAGCTACTATCAGGCGAACAAGGACAAGCCCTCTGCCCTAAAGGCCATTTACTGGATTACACGGGGAGTAGAGCGCGAAGCCAAGTCTCTGGAGAGCGAAGGCATGCCGGACAAGGCCAAGGAGAAACTGAATGAAGGTCGCAAGCTGGTGGCTGGTGCGATGGCGCCTCACCTTGGCAATCCAGCCAATGAGCAGGTGGAAGTCCTCATTCAGCAGCTTGTCACCATGATGGTGCCCAAGAAACGTCCCCGCGCCGCAGCTCCTGCGACCAAACCAGCGGCCGTGACGCCTGCCGACGCCACCAAGAAGGAAGGCGAGGCGGCGGATGCCAGCAAGGCAACTGATACGGCCGTTGCGGCGGCACCAACTCCCGCCCCTGGCCCAACTTTTGAGGAAGTGGAGACCGAGTTCAAAACGCTCATGACACCGCAAGGCGATAATGGGCTCCTGAATGGCACGGCGGCAGCCCGCATCCTCTATGGTCGCGCGCTGATCGCCCGTGGTTTCCGTGATGTGGCCAAGTATGAGAACCTCATGAGCATCATTCCCGATGCCGCAAAGATTGAGGAACTCAGCCCCCTGCTTCTCGCTGGCCTGGGTGAAATGCTGACCAAGAAGGGGGATGCAGAAAAGGCCGCAGCCTGCTTCCAGCAGTTGCGTGCCAAGTATCCCAACAGTGAATTTGGTGACAAAGCTCCAGTGGGTCTGGGGGACATCGAGTTCAACAACAAGGAGTACCAGAAGGCTCTCGACCTCTACAACGAGGCCATTGAGAAGTATGCCTCCAGCTCCAGCATCCTTGAGGCAACACTGGGCAAGGCCAAGGCTCTCCTGGCCTTGAAAAAGTATGACGAAGCTGAGAAGGTCTTCACCACCATCCAGGCCACCAAGGAATGGCGCGGTGCCCATCCCGCCGCCCTGTTGGGGTTGGGCGAAGCCTCTGAGGCGAAGAAAGATCTCAAGAAGGCGGTGAGCTTTTATCAGCGCATCATCCTTGCCTATCGTCGCGACAAGGCCGTGCTTGCCCAAGCCTATCTCCGTGCGGCCAAGTGCTTCATCGAACTCAGCGACAAAGAAAGCGCCCGGACGGTCCTCCAGCAAATGCTTGCCCAGAAGGACATCACGGAGTTCCCCGAATTCAATGAAGGCAAGGCCCTCCTGAGCAAGACCAGCAACTAA
- a CDS encoding ExbD/TolR family protein, protein MGGGGGSMESGEPEFQIAPMIDCLLVLLIFFMSITTAEVLQLDKDIQLPAAPEAKKKEKSKMSEGALNVKWNPKTQKGELNFEGNTYDDVSALVEVLKGKKAKAPDYRVIIRGDRRLPAVEIQRTMSVLGEAGMDDLAFSALNQ, encoded by the coding sequence ATGGGCGGCGGCGGCGGCAGTATGGAGAGCGGCGAACCGGAGTTTCAAATTGCTCCGATGATCGACTGTCTTCTTGTCTTGCTCATTTTCTTCATGAGCATCACCACGGCGGAGGTGCTCCAACTGGACAAAGACATCCAGTTGCCAGCGGCACCCGAGGCCAAGAAGAAGGAGAAAAGCAAGATGTCGGAAGGCGCTCTGAATGTGAAGTGGAATCCCAAGACCCAGAAGGGTGAGTTGAACTTCGAGGGGAATACCTATGATGATGTCAGCGCGCTGGTGGAGGTGCTCAAGGGGAAGAAGGCCAAAGCACCGGACTATCGAGTCATCATTCGTGGTGACAGACGTCTTCCTGCGGTGGAAATCCAGCGCACCATGAGTGTGTTGGGTGAAGCAGGCATGGATGATCTGGCCTTCTCGGCCTTGAACCAGTAA
- a CDS encoding sulfatase: MSFSLLKPPTAALLLAGIVFSQLLSPLQAQDPTAKRPNVLFIAVDDLNHWVGYLGRNTQSKTPNLDRLAEMGTRFTRSYCASPSCNPSRAALMTGLRPSTSGIYDNDDDWRPVIPEEKTLPTTFRKAGYEVLGSGKIYHGGFDRKSEWNEYPAEKKSDPKPTGNDGVGGIKFAPLDCKDEDLSDWQITDYAIEQLSKKHDRPVFIACGLHKPHMPWNVPQKYYDLHPLDKIELPPHIPGDLTDVPPAGVRMAGPNGDHAKMLASGRWKEAVQGYLAAISYTDMNIGRLLDAYEKSPLRENTIIVLWGDHGWHLGEKEHWRKFALWEESTRAPLLWVVPGVTKAGSVCERTVDFMSLYPTLCDLSGIPVPAHVEGKSIKALLQNPAAEWTTPALTTYKFGNHTVRSEGWRYTRYENGDEELYDETKDPLEHTNLASDTRFAEQKAQLAQWLPKANQADANGRPGNGGGGKGRKKAAQSGRD; the protein is encoded by the coding sequence ATGAGTTTCTCTTTGTTGAAGCCCCCAACGGCCGCCCTGCTCCTGGCGGGCATCGTTTTCAGCCAGCTCTTGTCCCCTCTTCAGGCCCAGGATCCGACCGCCAAACGGCCCAATGTGCTGTTCATCGCCGTGGACGACCTCAATCATTGGGTGGGTTATCTGGGCCGCAACACGCAGAGCAAGACGCCCAATCTGGACCGTCTGGCCGAGATGGGAACCCGCTTCACCAGAAGCTACTGCGCCTCCCCCTCTTGCAATCCATCACGAGCTGCTCTCATGACGGGTCTTCGCCCCTCGACCTCCGGCATCTACGACAACGATGATGACTGGCGGCCAGTCATCCCGGAAGAAAAAACCCTCCCTACCACGTTCCGGAAAGCGGGCTATGAAGTGCTGGGTTCAGGGAAAATCTATCATGGGGGTTTCGACCGGAAGAGTGAGTGGAACGAATACCCTGCGGAGAAGAAGAGCGATCCCAAACCCACGGGCAATGATGGCGTAGGCGGGATCAAGTTCGCCCCTCTTGACTGCAAAGACGAAGATCTAAGCGACTGGCAGATCACTGACTACGCCATCGAGCAACTCAGCAAAAAACATGACCGACCTGTATTTATTGCCTGCGGTCTGCACAAGCCTCACATGCCGTGGAATGTGCCACAGAAGTACTACGACCTGCACCCGCTGGACAAAATAGAGCTGCCACCTCACATTCCGGGGGACCTCACCGATGTGCCCCCAGCCGGCGTGCGTATGGCAGGCCCCAACGGGGACCACGCCAAGATGCTGGCCAGCGGGCGATGGAAGGAGGCGGTCCAGGGTTATCTGGCGGCCATCAGCTACACGGACATGAACATCGGCCGTCTGCTGGACGCCTATGAAAAGTCGCCCCTGCGGGAAAACACCATCATCGTCCTCTGGGGAGACCACGGCTGGCATCTGGGGGAGAAAGAACATTGGCGGAAATTCGCCCTCTGGGAAGAGAGCACGCGCGCACCCCTCCTTTGGGTGGTGCCCGGTGTGACCAAGGCTGGCAGCGTATGCGAGCGCACGGTGGATTTTATGAGCCTCTACCCCACTCTGTGCGACCTGAGCGGCATCCCCGTACCTGCGCATGTCGAAGGAAAGAGCATCAAGGCCCTGCTGCAAAACCCTGCTGCTGAATGGACCACCCCGGCCCTGACGACCTACAAGTTTGGCAACCACACCGTGCGCAGTGAAGGCTGGCGCTATACCCGGTACGAGAACGGTGACGAAGAACTCTATGACGAAACCAAGGACCCGCTGGAGCATACCAACCTGGCGTCGGACACCCGTTTTGCGGAGCAAAAGGCGCAACTGGCGCAATGGTTGCCCAAAGCCAATCAGGCGGATGCCAATGGCCGCCCCGGCAATGGGGGCGGCGGAAAGGGCAGGAAGAAGGCAGCCCAATCCGGTAGGGACTGA
- a CDS encoding VanZ family protein produces the protein MPQMPGPEIPHMDKIMHATYFMLGSTMLYMGVRLQNPDRSWWQASLIAIGFCALVGLSDEFHQNFVPGRSGNDPYDWMADVLGGFLASGLGGLIYSWVGGKRLVAAPIHR, from the coding sequence ATGCCCCAAATGCCCGGTCCGGAAATCCCCCACATGGACAAGATCATGCATGCCACCTACTTCATGCTGGGCTCCACCATGCTCTACATGGGAGTGCGCCTTCAGAATCCAGACCGTTCTTGGTGGCAGGCTTCACTCATCGCCATCGGGTTCTGTGCCTTGGTCGGTTTGTCGGATGAATTTCATCAGAATTTTGTGCCCGGCCGTTCCGGGAATGACCCGTATGACTGGATGGCGGACGTCCTGGGTGGTTTCCTCGCGTCTGGCCTGGGTGGCTTGATATACAGTTGGGTGGGTGGAAAGAGGCTTGTCGCCGCTCCGATTCACCGCTAA
- a CDS encoding tetratricopeptide repeat protein — protein MLSFKSLLFPLACLALSAPALHAQALVLKNNDRIPFGSFSVEGGKVSRTIKMSNGAEAKASINLTDIARLEWPEVREVLEAQAMLGEGKAKEAIEVLAKSKEFFKPFKSIPGSPYNDISLAHVEALDQAGDFDALIRVLPEVEAMKWDEQKKLKVRILKLNMARRTSSDQDAILSQAEDLLKDTLDAEISARLWMTVAEIHTRKERWEPALMAYLHVPVFYGSQAALVPQAELAAARTLTKMERFKDAVGFYQRIAEAYPGSETAETAKKEMVIYNGRENKPDRPAAAGGKDSPTKTESK, from the coding sequence ATGCTTTCTTTCAAATCACTGTTGTTTCCGCTGGCTTGTTTGGCTCTCAGTGCGCCGGCGCTTCACGCCCAGGCGCTCGTGCTCAAGAACAACGACCGCATTCCCTTTGGTAGCTTTAGCGTCGAAGGAGGCAAGGTCAGCCGCACGATCAAGATGAGCAATGGTGCTGAGGCCAAGGCCAGCATCAATCTCACCGACATCGCCCGACTGGAGTGGCCGGAAGTTCGCGAGGTGCTCGAAGCCCAGGCCATGCTGGGTGAAGGCAAGGCCAAGGAGGCCATTGAGGTGCTCGCCAAATCCAAAGAGTTCTTCAAGCCCTTCAAGTCTATTCCTGGCAGCCCCTACAATGACATCTCGCTCGCTCACGTGGAAGCGTTGGATCAGGCAGGTGACTTTGATGCCTTGATTCGTGTGCTCCCTGAAGTGGAAGCCATGAAATGGGACGAACAGAAGAAGCTCAAGGTGCGGATTCTGAAGCTCAACATGGCCCGTCGCACCTCGAGCGACCAGGATGCCATTCTGAGTCAGGCGGAAGATCTTTTGAAGGACACTCTGGATGCAGAAATCTCCGCCCGTCTCTGGATGACCGTTGCAGAGATTCACACCCGGAAAGAGCGTTGGGAACCCGCGTTGATGGCCTATCTGCATGTGCCCGTGTTTTACGGCAGCCAGGCAGCACTGGTGCCTCAGGCGGAGCTTGCCGCCGCCCGTACGCTCACAAAGATGGAGCGTTTTAAGGATGCCGTGGGGTTCTACCAGCGCATTGCCGAAGCTTACCCCGGTTCCGAAACCGCTGAAACGGCCAAAAAAGAAATGGTCATTTACAACGGTCGTGAAAACAAGCCAGACCGGCCGGCAGCGGCTGGTGGCAAAGATTCCCCAACGAAAACTGAATCCAAGTAA
- a CDS encoding MotA/TolQ/ExbB proton channel family protein: MHITRSRLKLRLGRLLVCATLAFGGLQFGISALHAEEAPAPAEGASTAPIVHKKSMLDKFKEGGWVMYPILGFSVLTIWLSTDLWIRTGKKKLAPDAHVNGAKDLFRMGDYVGAYQHCKNNPSAFSDTVRVSLSFIGDGQHATEDAMMGELNKFNAATTTRINYLSVIGVCTPMVGLLGTVTGMVTAFEHLGASGVGDPSGLSAAIGEVLIATASGLAIAIPAFMMFYVLRNRLQGSIHYCQDIVVSLFRKMPYEDLKDCHVGEEEFFAARPNWVSDEDAAATALPA; this comes from the coding sequence ATGCACATCACACGCTCCCGCTTGAAACTTAGGCTTGGCCGCCTGTTGGTCTGCGCCACCCTCGCGTTCGGTGGTTTGCAGTTTGGTATCTCGGCACTTCATGCAGAGGAGGCCCCGGCTCCGGCGGAAGGCGCTTCAACGGCCCCGATCGTGCATAAGAAGTCCATGCTCGACAAGTTCAAGGAAGGCGGCTGGGTCATGTACCCCATTCTCGGCTTTTCCGTGTTGACCATCTGGCTTTCCACCGACCTCTGGATCCGCACCGGCAAGAAGAAGCTTGCTCCTGACGCCCATGTGAACGGGGCGAAGGATCTCTTCCGTATGGGGGACTATGTAGGTGCCTATCAGCACTGCAAGAACAACCCCTCTGCCTTCAGCGACACGGTGCGCGTGTCCCTGAGTTTCATTGGAGACGGCCAGCATGCCACCGAAGACGCCATGATGGGCGAACTCAACAAGTTCAACGCCGCTACCACCACCCGGATCAACTACCTCTCCGTTATCGGTGTGTGCACTCCGATGGTGGGGCTGCTCGGTACCGTGACGGGCATGGTGACCGCTTTCGAACACCTTGGTGCATCCGGCGTGGGTGACCCCTCCGGCCTTTCGGCAGCCATCGGTGAAGTGTTGATCGCGACGGCCTCCGGTCTGGCCATCGCCATTCCGGCCTTCATGATGTTCTATGTGCTTCGTAACCGTCTTCAGGGTTCGATCCACTATTGCCAGGACATCGTGGTGAGCCTCTTCCGCAAGATGCCTTACGAAGACCTCAAGGATTGCCATGTGGGTGAAGAAGAGTTCTTCGCGGCCCGGCCAAACTGGGTGTCCGATGAAGATGCTGCTGCTACAGCACTTCCTGCGTAA
- a CDS encoding RidA family protein: MSAEANLLQLNVALPPAPTPVAVYKPLVIAGNKAYVSGHGPVQADGSLIVGRVGADLTLEEGHAAARQVGLAILATLRKHLGSLDAVKRVVKVLGMVNSAPDFYDHPKVINGCSELFAEIWGKDNGVGARSAVGMGPLPGNIAVEIEVIFEINLTTSDQMVDDI; encoded by the coding sequence ATGTCAGCTGAAGCCAATTTATTGCAATTGAACGTCGCCCTCCCTCCCGCACCCACCCCGGTAGCTGTGTACAAGCCGCTCGTTATCGCCGGGAACAAGGCCTATGTGTCTGGTCACGGCCCGGTCCAGGCGGATGGTTCCCTGATCGTGGGGCGTGTCGGTGCTGATCTGACGCTGGAGGAGGGGCACGCTGCCGCCCGTCAGGTGGGGCTGGCCATCCTGGCCACGCTTCGGAAGCACTTGGGCTCATTGGATGCCGTGAAGCGCGTCGTCAAGGTGCTGGGCATGGTGAATTCTGCTCCTGATTTCTACGACCATCCCAAGGTGATCAACGGCTGCAGCGAGTTGTTCGCAGAGATCTGGGGCAAGGACAACGGAGTGGGCGCGCGCAGCGCTGTCGGCATGGGCCCCCTCCCGGGCAACATTGCAGTCGAAATCGAAGTCATCTTCGAGATCAACCTCACGACGTCAGACCAGATGGTGGACGACATCTAG
- a CDS encoding glutamate-5-semialdehyde dehydrogenase produces the protein MSQPSDIANAILAMGARARAASHELVKLTTAQKNDILRAMAVGVREQRDSILAANAKDVAAAEEKGLSKPMVDRLRLDPKSLEGIAAAIEQVAELPDPVGEVLGKWTRPNGLAMQKVRVPIGVIGIIYESRPNVTSDAAILCFKTGNATILRGGSEAIHSNTALAAALQAGGEKAGLPQDSIQLIPFTDRESVDHLAKMDRYLDLIIPRGGKGLIERVVQAARMPVIKHYDGVCHVYVHHTASHEMAANLILNGKCQKPSACNAVETVLVDREGAEDFYATLREVLRPSGVEVRGDAGVLAVWPGAKPATEEDWSTEYLDQILSIKTVSGTDEAIQHINTYGSHHTDVIVSEDATVAARFQHEVDSAVVLWNASTRFNDGGEFGFGAEIGISTDKLHARGPMGLAELCSYKYLVNGNGQVRL, from the coding sequence ATGTCCCAACCGTCTGACATCGCCAACGCCATCCTCGCCATGGGGGCCAGAGCCCGGGCTGCCTCTCATGAGCTGGTCAAATTGACCACGGCCCAGAAGAATGACATCCTGCGGGCCATGGCGGTCGGCGTGAGAGAGCAGCGCGACAGCATCCTGGCCGCCAACGCCAAAGACGTGGCTGCTGCCGAGGAAAAAGGACTCAGCAAACCGATGGTGGACCGCCTGCGACTCGATCCAAAATCTCTGGAAGGTATCGCCGCAGCCATCGAGCAAGTCGCAGAGCTCCCCGACCCCGTGGGTGAAGTGCTCGGTAAATGGACACGTCCAAACGGTCTCGCTATGCAAAAGGTGCGGGTGCCAATCGGCGTCATCGGCATCATCTACGAATCCCGGCCCAATGTCACCAGCGACGCGGCCATACTTTGCTTTAAAACCGGCAATGCCACCATCCTGAGGGGCGGCTCGGAGGCTATTCACTCCAACACCGCCCTCGCGGCTGCCTTGCAGGCCGGGGGTGAAAAAGCAGGGCTACCCCAAGACAGCATTCAGCTCATCCCCTTCACCGACCGGGAGAGCGTGGATCATCTCGCCAAGATGGACCGCTACCTGGATCTGATCATCCCTCGGGGTGGGAAGGGACTGATCGAGCGCGTCGTGCAAGCCGCCCGCATGCCGGTGATCAAGCACTACGATGGCGTCTGCCACGTCTATGTGCACCACACGGCGAGCCACGAGATGGCCGCCAACCTGATTCTCAACGGCAAGTGCCAGAAGCCCAGTGCCTGCAATGCGGTGGAAACGGTGCTGGTGGACCGCGAAGGGGCTGAAGATTTCTATGCCACCCTCCGGGAGGTTCTGAGACCAAGTGGCGTGGAAGTCCGGGGCGATGCAGGGGTGCTAGCCGTCTGGCCCGGGGCGAAGCCCGCCACGGAAGAGGACTGGAGCACGGAGTACCTGGATCAGATTCTGTCCATCAAGACCGTTTCAGGCACTGACGAAGCCATCCAGCACATCAACACCTATGGCTCCCACCACACGGACGTCATCGTTTCCGAAGATGCCACCGTAGCCGCCCGGTTCCAGCATGAAGTGGACTCTGCCGTGGTGCTCTGGAATGCGAGCACCCGTTTTAACGACGGTGGCGAGTTCGGATTCGGTGCCGAGATTGGCATCAGCACCGACAAGCTGCACGCCCGCGGCCCGATGGGGCTGGCAGAACTTTGCAGCTACAAGTATCTGGTCAACGGCAACGGTCAGGTGCGACTTTGA
- a CDS encoding ExbD/TolR family protein, which yields MSGSSKGRKQIEVEQIGTGFQIAPMIDVVFVIMLFFMVMANSVKVEHELKTALPGAVTANPVVAETPPDEILIAISEDGAVAMNDEEFDSPTDPKLPSLTDSLIRLRKDADLRNNKVLVTLQTEEQTKYERIIQVMNALAAAKIANVTFTVGSEEF from the coding sequence ATGAGCGGTAGCAGCAAAGGCCGAAAACAAATTGAAGTGGAGCAGATCGGGACAGGGTTCCAGATCGCTCCGATGATCGACGTGGTGTTTGTGATCATGCTGTTTTTCATGGTCATGGCCAACAGTGTGAAGGTCGAACATGAGTTGAAAACCGCCCTGCCGGGGGCTGTGACGGCCAACCCTGTCGTAGCAGAAACCCCTCCGGACGAGATCTTGATTGCTATCTCGGAAGATGGTGCGGTCGCCATGAATGATGAGGAGTTTGATTCCCCTACGGATCCCAAGCTCCCCTCTCTGACAGATAGCCTGATCAGACTTCGCAAGGATGCTGACCTCCGGAACAACAAGGTGCTCGTCACCTTGCAAACGGAAGAGCAGACCAAGTATGAGCGCATCATTCAAGTGATGAACGCACTGGCTGCGGCCAAAATTGCCAACGTGACCTTCACTGTCGGCTCTGAAGAGTTCTAA